A genomic window from Prunus persica cultivar Lovell chromosome G2, Prunus_persica_NCBIv2, whole genome shotgun sequence includes:
- the LOC18785996 gene encoding uncharacterized protein LOC18785996, with translation MAGQAAKSVAKTIGGYQYPWREKLAKHSSELSKGVWGYWHLGAWKPLGISARHRAKIRREVLLAGQDWPYDPARKEMRTKRKGHKVDRIAAEKRENTAKLMVKMPQMLLDYKKRVWEKRMKEEEKNKS, from the coding sequence ATGGCAGGCCAAGCTGCAAAATCTGTGGCAAAGACAATTGGAGGGTACCAGTACCCATGGCGCGAGAAGTTGGCTAAACACAGCTCCGAGCTATCCAAGGGTGTGTGGGGTTACTGGCATCTAGGGGCATGGAAGCCGCTTGGAATCAGTGCTCGTCATCGAGCTAAAATTAGAAGGGAAGTGCTCCTCGCGGGACAGGATTGGCCATATGATCCAGCAAGGAAAGAAATGAGAACCAAGAGGAAAGGGCACAAAGTTGACAGGATAGCTGCAGAGAAACGGGAAAACACTGCCAAGTTGATGGTGAAGATGCCACAAATGTTACTTGATTACAAGAAGCGCGTGTGGGAGAAGAGgatgaaggaagaagagaagaacaaaagcTGA